Proteins from a single region of Mucilaginibacter daejeonensis:
- a CDS encoding SIMPL domain-containing protein: MKKLFLLAALSIVTITGFAQTTDLRRKIEVMGSAEQEVTPDIIYVSISLKEYMDGKKKVDISTLEKQLQSAVTAAGIAKEDFTISSISSYNYVIEKKKNPDFLASKQYRIKMRDLNAINIILSKIDDKGIQSTGVDGYDYSKIAELRRDLKIQALKAAREKATYLLSSIGEKLGGAIDIQEIDNEPMNQPVRYNLAFKSAAAPMMDAQQSDVDFKKIKLNYQVRAVFEIVK, translated from the coding sequence ATGAAAAAGTTATTTTTATTAGCCGCCCTATCAATTGTTACTATCACTGGTTTTGCGCAAACCACCGACCTGCGCCGCAAGATCGAGGTGATGGGCAGCGCCGAGCAAGAAGTTACGCCCGACATCATCTACGTTTCGATATCATTAAAGGAATACATGGATGGCAAAAAGAAGGTGGACATATCGACCTTAGAAAAGCAATTGCAAAGTGCCGTGACCGCTGCCGGTATCGCTAAAGAGGATTTCACCATCAGCAGTATCAGCAGCTATAACTACGTGATCGAAAAGAAGAAGAATCCCGACTTTTTGGCCAGCAAACAATACCGCATCAAAATGCGCGACCTGAACGCGATCAACATCATCCTGAGCAAGATAGACGACAAGGGTATCCAATCGACCGGTGTGGATGGTTACGACTACTCTAAAATCGCCGAACTGCGCCGCGACCTGAAGATCCAGGCCCTGAAAGCTGCCCGCGAAAAAGCTACTTACCTGCTGAGCAGCATTGGCGAAAAATTAGGTGGCGCGATCGACATCCAGGAGATCGACAACGAGCCGATGAACCAGCCGGTACGTTATAACCTTGCCTTCAAATCGGCCGCTGCCCCAATGATGGATGCCCAGCAGTCTGATGTTGATTTCAAGAAGATCAAACTGAACTACCAGGTACGTGCCGTGTTCGAGATCGTTAAGTAA
- the radA gene encoding DNA repair protein RadA — MAKTKSAYFCQSCGYESPKWLGKCPACSQWNTFVEEVIEKPNAAIPDWKAPGGSTSMQRANKAVPVSQISFAEEHRILTPDNELNRVLGGGIVAGSLVLIGGEPGIGKSTLMLQIAMSMPAAKILYVSGEESDRQIKMRAERIAAPQSPKSGVELQNGTTGCFVLTETSTQNIFKQIEILQPDMVIIDSIQTLYSAHIESTPGSVSQVRECTAELLRFAKESSTPVFLIGHITKDGMIAGPKILEHMVDTVLQFEGDRHHVYRILRAIKNRFGSASELGIYEMQGAGLREVSNPSEILLSQRDEALSGITISATLEGLRPMLIETQALVSTSAYGTPQRSATGFDTRRMNMLLAVLEKRCGFRLGSQDVFLNITGGIRVEDPAIDLGLAAAIISSHEDMPISSKICFAGELGLSGEVRAVNRIEQRIAEAQKLGFEQIFISKYNLPSGKDKHQLDLSHYKIEVKAVSRIEEVFGLLFG; from the coding sequence TTGGCTAAAACTAAGTCGGCATATTTTTGTCAGAGCTGCGGCTACGAGTCGCCCAAGTGGTTAGGTAAATGCCCGGCCTGCTCGCAGTGGAACACCTTTGTAGAGGAAGTGATCGAGAAACCCAACGCGGCCATCCCTGATTGGAAGGCACCGGGTGGTTCTACCTCTATGCAGCGGGCTAACAAGGCCGTACCGGTATCACAGATCAGTTTTGCCGAGGAGCACCGCATCCTTACGCCCGACAACGAGCTCAACCGCGTACTGGGCGGCGGCATCGTGGCAGGATCGCTGGTGCTGATCGGTGGTGAGCCGGGCATCGGTAAATCGACCCTGATGTTGCAGATCGCCATGAGCATGCCTGCCGCCAAGATCCTGTATGTATCGGGCGAGGAAAGCGACCGCCAGATCAAGATGCGGGCCGAGCGTATAGCTGCCCCACAGTCCCCTAAAAGTGGAGTTGAATTACAGAACGGCACCACAGGCTGCTTCGTGCTGACCGAGACATCTACCCAGAACATCTTCAAACAGATCGAGATCCTGCAGCCCGATATGGTGATCATCGATTCGATACAGACCTTGTATTCGGCCCACATCGAGTCGACGCCGGGCAGCGTATCGCAGGTACGTGAGTGTACGGCCGAACTGTTGCGTTTTGCCAAGGAAAGCTCGACGCCGGTGTTCCTGATCGGGCACATTACCAAGGATGGCATGATCGCCGGACCCAAGATACTGGAGCACATGGTAGATACCGTGCTACAATTTGAGGGCGACCGTCACCACGTTTACCGCATTTTACGGGCCATTAAAAATCGTTTTGGTTCGGCATCAGAGCTGGGTATCTATGAGATGCAGGGCGCTGGTTTGCGCGAGGTGTCCAACCCGTCGGAGATACTGTTATCGCAGCGTGATGAGGCCTTAAGCGGCATCACGATCAGTGCCACGTTGGAAGGCCTGAGGCCAATGCTGATCGAGACACAGGCTTTGGTGAGTACCTCAGCATATGGGACACCGCAGCGCTCGGCCACCGGATTTGACACCCGCCGCATGAACATGTTGTTGGCCGTATTAGAGAAACGTTGTGGGTTCCGCCTGGGATCGCAGGATGTGTTCCTGAACATCACAGGTGGCATCAGGGTAGAGGACCCGGCCATCGACCTGGGTTTGGCCGCGGCCATCATTTCCTCGCACGAGGATATGCCCATATCATCAAAGATCTGTTTTGCGGGAGAGTTGGGGCTATCGGGCGAGGTGAGGGCCGTTAACCGTATAGAGCAACGAATTGCCGAAGCCCAGAAACTGGGCTTCGAGCAAATATTCATTTCCAAGTATAATCTGCCATCGGGTAAGGATAAGCATCAGCTCGACCTGTCACATTACAAGATCGAGGTGAAGGCCGTGAGCCGTATTGAGGAGGTGTTCGGGCTGTTGTTCGGGTGA
- a CDS encoding NUDIX hydrolase: protein MTDLKWKVLSYEYIHRGPWATLRVDKCEMPDGRIIPGYYVLEYPDWANAVALTEDNKIIMVRQYRHAAGVISLEIPGGVIEPGEDPEEGMKRELLEETGYQFDHLEPLCELRANPSTGDNITHCYLARGGKKVQAQHLDEQEQIIVEEYTIDEVKQLLADNQITQALHVSTLYYALIRLGALS from the coding sequence ATGACCGATCTTAAATGGAAAGTACTTTCCTATGAATATATACACCGCGGCCCCTGGGCCACCCTGCGGGTCGATAAATGTGAGATGCCCGACGGGCGTATCATTCCTGGCTATTATGTGTTGGAGTATCCGGATTGGGCCAACGCTGTGGCACTTACCGAGGACAATAAGATCATTATGGTGCGCCAGTACAGGCATGCGGCAGGTGTGATATCATTAGAGATACCAGGCGGCGTGATCGAGCCTGGCGAAGATCCCGAAGAAGGCATGAAACGGGAATTGCTGGAAGAGACCGGCTACCAGTTCGACCACCTCGAACCCCTTTGTGAGCTCCGCGCCAACCCATCCACCGGCGACAACATCACTCACTGCTACCTGGCCCGAGGCGGCAAAAAAGTACAAGCCCAGCACCTTGACGAGCAGGAACAGATCATTGTTGAAGAATACACCATAGATGAAGTAAAACAGCTCTTGGCCGATAACCAGATCACCCAAGCCCTGCACGTTAGTACGCTTTATTACGCACTGATCAGGTTAGGTGCATTAAGCTAA
- a CDS encoding TPM domain-containing protein gives MYKKILLLLNIMLCGLLALGQQFPPRSSTLVTDYTNTLSADDKQRLENKLLAFNDSTSTQVAVVLMKSVGDYDIAQYGTLLIRNWGIGQKGKNNGVLVLAAISDRKVTIQTGYGVEGSVTDALTQQIIQNDIKPNFQAGNYYKGLDLATDHIIAATKGEFKPDANDVGKPKKRREKDGGGSAGIVVLIVIVILFFIFRNRGGGGGGQIIGGRGGASPFWWFLAGNLLGGGGRRGDGWGGGSGWGGGGGFGGGGGGFGGGWGGGSSGGGGSSGSW, from the coding sequence ATGTATAAAAAGATACTGCTCCTGCTCAACATCATGTTGTGCGGCCTGCTGGCCCTGGGGCAACAATTTCCGCCCCGGTCAAGCACCCTTGTAACCGATTATACCAACACCCTATCGGCCGATGATAAGCAACGCCTCGAGAACAAACTCTTAGCGTTCAATGATTCAACGTCCACCCAGGTGGCTGTGGTTTTGATGAAGTCGGTCGGTGATTATGATATTGCCCAGTACGGCACCTTGCTGATCCGTAATTGGGGTATAGGCCAAAAGGGCAAAAATAACGGTGTATTGGTATTGGCGGCCATTAGCGACCGCAAGGTGACCATACAGACCGGTTACGGTGTCGAAGGCTCGGTGACCGATGCGCTTACGCAGCAGATCATACAGAATGATATCAAACCCAACTTTCAGGCGGGCAATTACTATAAAGGCCTTGACCTGGCTACCGACCATATTATAGCGGCCACAAAAGGCGAGTTCAAGCCCGATGCCAACGATGTGGGCAAGCCTAAAAAACGCCGCGAAAAGGACGGCGGTGGTTCGGCCGGTATCGTGGTACTCATTGTGATCGTCATCCTGTTCTTTATTTTCAGGAACCGGGGTGGCGGTGGCGGAGGCCAGATCATTGGCGGCCGTGGCGGCGCAAGCCCGTTTTGGTGGTTCCTGGCCGGTAACCTATTAGGCGGCGGTGGTCGCCGTGGCGACGGCTGGGGCGGAGGCAGCGGCTGGGGCGGCGGAGGCGGCTTCGGTGGTGGTGGCGGAGGCTTCGGCGGCGGATGGGGCGGCGGTAGCTCCGGCGGCGGCGGCAGCAGCGGCAGCTGGTAA
- a CDS encoding TPM domain-containing protein, whose amino-acid sequence MFKEEEQQLIRQAIERAERNTSGEIRICVEKNCPEAEPMDRAVSYFFQLEMEKTRLRNGVLIYLASADRKFAVIGDAGINRVVPPDFWDSTKEAMLECFKNGQLAQGIITGIDRAGKELKKYFPAQAGDKNELSDDIAYMDGDQ is encoded by the coding sequence ATGTTCAAAGAAGAAGAGCAGCAACTGATCCGGCAGGCCATTGAGCGGGCCGAGCGGAACACCTCGGGTGAGATACGCATTTGCGTAGAAAAGAATTGCCCAGAGGCGGAGCCGATGGACCGTGCGGTGAGCTATTTTTTTCAACTCGAAATGGAGAAGACCCGTTTGCGTAACGGTGTGCTGATCTACCTGGCCTCGGCCGATCGTAAGTTCGCCGTTATTGGCGATGCCGGCATCAACCGCGTGGTGCCTCCTGATTTTTGGGACAGCACCAAAGAGGCCATGCTCGAGTGCTTCAAGAACGGCCAACTGGCCCAGGGCATCATTACCGGTATAGACCGTGCCGGAAAGGAGCTCAAAAAGTACTTCCCTGCGCAGGCAGGTGATAAGAACGAACTTTCGGACGACATTGCCTATATGGATGGCGACCAATAA
- a CDS encoding LemA family protein, which produces MKKLLSAVMILVAAMSLSSCSYNSIVKLDEDTKAKWGTVQSQYQRRADLIPNLVATVKGVANFEKSTLTEVAEARAKATSIQVDPSKLTPETIKQYQEAQGQLSAALGRLLSVTENYPTLRANENFTALQGQLEGTENRIAVARMDFNNSVKAYNSKIRAFPANLTSKMFGFTPKGYFEADATAQKAPKVEF; this is translated from the coding sequence ATGAAAAAGTTACTTTCGGCCGTCATGATCTTGGTGGCAGCAATGTCGTTAAGCTCTTGCAGTTATAACAGCATCGTCAAACTGGACGAAGATACCAAGGCCAAGTGGGGAACTGTGCAAAGCCAGTATCAACGCCGCGCCGATCTGATACCTAACCTGGTAGCCACCGTTAAAGGTGTGGCCAACTTTGAAAAAAGTACCCTGACCGAAGTGGCCGAGGCCCGCGCCAAAGCTACCTCTATACAGGTCGATCCGTCAAAGCTTACCCCCGAGACCATTAAACAATACCAGGAAGCGCAAGGCCAATTAAGCGCAGCTTTAGGCCGTTTGTTAAGTGTGACCGAGAACTACCCGACCCTGCGAGCTAACGAGAACTTCACCGCCCTGCAAGGACAGTTGGAAGGTACCGAGAACCGCATCGCTGTAGCCCGTATGGACTTTAACAATTCGGTAAAGGCCTATAACAGCAAGATCCGTGCGTTCCCGGCCAACCTGACCTCAAAGATGTTCGGCTTTACGCCAAAAGGCTACTTTGAGGCCGATGCCACCGCACAAAAAGCACCTAAGGTAGAGTTTTAA